A single Macaca fascicularis isolate 582-1 chromosome 13, T2T-MFA8v1.1 DNA region contains:
- the IMMT gene encoding MICOS complex subunit MIC60 isoform X24 codes for MLRACQLSGVTAAAQSCLCGKFVLRPLRPCRRYSTSGSSGLTTGKIAGAGLLFVGGGIGGTILYAKWDSHFRESVEKTIPYSDKLFEMVLGPAVYNVPLPKKSIQSGPLKISSVSEVMKESKQPASQLQKQKGDTPASSTAGDTLSVPAPAVQPEESLKTDYPEIGEGKPTPALSEASSSSIRERPPEEVAARLAQQEKQEQVKIECM; via the exons AGTTGTCTCTGTGGGAAGTTTGTCCTCCGTCCATTGCGACCATGCCGCAGATACTCAACTTCAGGCAGCTCTGG GTTGACTACTGGCAAAATTGCTGGAGCTGGCCTTTTGTTTGTTGGGGGAGGTATTGGTGGCACTATCCTATATGCCAAATGGGATTCCCATTTCCGGGAAAGTGTAGAGAAAACCATACCTTACTCAGACAAACTCTTCGAGATGGTTCTTGGTCCTGCAGTTTATAATGTTCCATTGCCAAAGAAATCG ATTCAGTCTGGTCCACTAAAAATCTCTAGTGTATCAGAAGTAATGAAAGAATCTAAACAGCCTGCCTCACAACTCCAGAAACAAAAGGGAGATACTCCAGCTTCATCAACAG CAGGTGATACCCTGTCAGTCCCAGCCCCTGCAGTTCAGCCTGAGGAATCTTTAAAAACTGATTACCCTGAAATTGGTGAAGGAAAACCCACACCTGCGCTTTCAg AAGCATCTTCATCTTCTATAAGGGAGCGACCACCTGAAGAAGTTGCAGCTCGCCTTGCAcaacaggaaaaacaagaacaagtTAAAATTGAGTGTATGTAA
- the IMMT gene encoding MICOS complex subunit MIC60 isoform X23 translates to MLRACQLSGVTAAAQSCLCGKFVLRPLRPCRRYSTSGSSGLTTGKIAGAGLLFVGGGIGGTILYAKWDSHFRESVEKTIPYSDKLFEMVLGPAVYNVPLPKKSIQSGPLKISSVSEVMKESKQPASQLQKQKGDTPASSTAPTEAAQIISAAGDTLSVPAPAVQPEESLKTDYPEIGEGKPTPALSEASSSSIRERPPEEVAARLAQQEKQEQVKIECM, encoded by the exons AGTTGTCTCTGTGGGAAGTTTGTCCTCCGTCCATTGCGACCATGCCGCAGATACTCAACTTCAGGCAGCTCTGG GTTGACTACTGGCAAAATTGCTGGAGCTGGCCTTTTGTTTGTTGGGGGAGGTATTGGTGGCACTATCCTATATGCCAAATGGGATTCCCATTTCCGGGAAAGTGTAGAGAAAACCATACCTTACTCAGACAAACTCTTCGAGATGGTTCTTGGTCCTGCAGTTTATAATGTTCCATTGCCAAAGAAATCG ATTCAGTCTGGTCCACTAAAAATCTCTAGTGTATCAGAAGTAATGAAAGAATCTAAACAGCCTGCCTCACAACTCCAGAAACAAAAGGGAGATACTCCAGCTTCATCAACAG CACCCACAGAAGCAGCTCAAATTATTTCTGCAGCAGGTGATACCCTGTCAGTCCCAGCCCCTGCAGTTCAGCCTGAGGAATCTTTAAAAACTGATTACCCTGAAATTGGTGAAGGAAAACCCACACCTGCGCTTTCAg AAGCATCTTCATCTTCTATAAGGGAGCGACCACCTGAAGAAGTTGCAGCTCGCCTTGCAcaacaggaaaaacaagaacaagtTAAAATTGAGTGTATGTAA